The Streptococcus downei MFe28 DNA window AAACAATCCCAAAGACTTCTAGCATCTTGGCAAAGGCGTCCTTGATGGCCTGGTTGTAATGACCAGAATTAATCCATTTGGCCAAATCAAAGATAACCGTAATCCCATTGGCAGCATTGAAATCATCATCCATGGCTGTCTTGAAATCCGCCAGAAACTTATCCAAGTCAGCTTGGTCGGACTGCTCATCTAGGGGCAGGGTGTAGGTGTTCTTGAGATATTTGAGATTAGCCTTGGCATCGTGGATAGCCTTGTCAGTGAAGTTAATAGGCTTGCGGTAGTGCTGGGTGGCTAGGAAGAAACGTAGCACCTGTCCATCAACGGTCTTGAGCAGGTCATGAACGGTCACAAAGTTGCCCAGGGACTTGGACATTTTTTCATTGTCCACATTGACAAAGCCATTGTGCATCCAGTAGTTGGCAAAGGTCTGGCCTGTCTTGGCCTCCGACTGGGCGATTTCATTGGTGTGGTGGGGAAATTCCAAATCGGCTCCGCCACCGTGAATATCAATGGTATCTCCCAAAATGGTGGTTGACATGACCGAGCACTCAATATGCCAGCCTGGACGGCCAGCTCCCCAAGGGCTGTCCCAAGAAATTTCACCTAGCTTGGCTGATTTCCAGAGGGCGAAATCTAAGGGATCCTCCTTGAGCTCAGTTTCACTATCGGTCCGGCCGCTGGCGCCAACCTCTAAATCTGCTAGGGTTTTATTGGCCAGGGCCGCATAGTTATGCGACTTTTGCACCCGGAAATAAACATCTCCGCCTGCCTCATAGGCAAAGCCCTTGTCCATGAGGACCTGGACGAAATCAATGATTTGGTCCATGAAGTCCATAACCCGAGGGTTTTGGGTGGCTGGTTTGATGCCCAGGGCCTTTGTATCTTCCATAAAGGCAGCGATAAACTTGGCCGCCAGGTCCTTGGGGGACATGTCGGCTTCCTTGGCTGCCTTGATAATCTTGTCATCGACATCGGTGAAGTTGGAAATGTAGTTGACCTGATAGCCGGCATATTCAAAATAGCGACGGATGGTATCAAAGGCCACGCTGGATCTAGCATTACCGATATGGATGTAGTTGTAAACCGTTGGCCCGCAGACGTACATATTGACCTGCCCCTCATGCAGGGGGACAAAGTCACGCAGGCTTCTGGTCATGGTATCGTAGATTTTAATCATAAACTTTTTCCTTTTTAAATACTAAAAAGGTCTAAGAAGACCTCTTATTCCTTATCCCCAAAGTCAGGGAGCTGATTATCATGCTTTTCGTGACTTCCCCTTAATTTGAGCCTTCTATTTCCTTGGTCCATCGTCCTTGATAATAAAGGTTAGGATAACCCAGAAGATACCGATAGCCAACCAGATATAGGCATAGCTATGCTTGCCATAGAGCCATTGCTGACCGACATTGAGGAAGGACAGGACAATGACCAATAAATTTAACCAATTTCTCTTTAAAAAATTCATTCTCGCCCCTTTCCCTACTTTCACCTCATGACTAAAACGTGCTCGCCATTATCTAGCTGGCTCTTTTTCTCACTTATACTCTTCAAAAAGTCAAAACTATCCATCGTTAACTCACTTTGCCGTACCCAAGTACTGTCTGCAGTTCGTTGCCTTGGCTAGATTGATTTTTATTGAGTATTAAAGGTGGGAGGAATGATAACTGGCCTCGCGGGCTTCCTGGAGGGTCTTGATGGCTTGCTCATCCTTTTGACCATGAACCCGTACAACCTTGGCAGGTACCCCAACGACGGTGACATCTGCTGGGACATCTGAGAG harbors:
- the cysS gene encoding cysteine--tRNA ligase, giving the protein MIKIYDTMTRSLRDFVPLHEGQVNMYVCGPTVYNYIHIGNARSSVAFDTIRRYFEYAGYQVNYISNFTDVDDKIIKAAKEADMSPKDLAAKFIAAFMEDTKALGIKPATQNPRVMDFMDQIIDFVQVLMDKGFAYEAGGDVYFRVQKSHNYAALANKTLADLEVGASGRTDSETELKEDPLDFALWKSAKLGEISWDSPWGAGRPGWHIECSVMSTTILGDTIDIHGGGADLEFPHHTNEIAQSEAKTGQTFANYWMHNGFVNVDNEKMSKSLGNFVTVHDLLKTVDGQVLRFFLATQHYRKPINFTDKAIHDAKANLKYLKNTYTLPLDEQSDQADLDKFLADFKTAMDDDFNAANGITVIFDLAKWINSGHYNQAIKDAFAKMLEVFGIVFQEESLDSEIEALIKKRQAARAAKDFATADKIRDDLAAQGIKLLDTKDGVRWTRD